The Candidatus Defluviibacterium haderslevense DNA window AATCATGATGGGGTAGGAAAGGAGGTAAAGATATTCGGACAATACTTCTCTATTGCGGGCATATTAAAGGAAGAGGGTAAGTCATTAATCAATATTATGCCAATGGATGAAGCGGTCTTCTTCCCATGGAATACTATGCGTAAACTCATCAGCATTAATCAAAATTCGACTTGGGGGACTATGCTGAATGTCAAAGCAAAACGCGGTGCGGATCTTGAAGAAATGCGTTATGAATTGGCCAGTATACTTCGGCCTTCAAGAGGTTTAAAGCCAAAGGATAATGATAATTTTGCTATTAACCAATTGACCATGTTAACCAATATCGTATCCAGTGTTTTTGGGGTGGTCAATGTAGCTGGTTTTATCATAGGCTTATTTGCAATGTTGGTTGGTGCTTTCGGGGTAGCCAATATTATGTTTGTCTCGGTAAAAGAGCGAACGCCATTAATAGGCATTAAAATGGCGATAGGCGCCAAACGCTATTATATTTTATTAGAATATTTATTGGAAGCCATTATTCTATGTATAATAGGTGGGATAGCAGGACTACTGTTGGTATGGCTCATACTCACATTAGTGACCCAACTCATGGATTTCGAAATGTTTATGTCTATTGGAAATGTGATGCTCGGACTATTACTTTCAGTTATTATTGGAATAATAGCAGGAATAGTACCGGCATATCATGCATCAAACATGGATCCAGTAGAAGCAATGCGTAAATAAATAGAAGTCTTATTTTTTGACCTTAGCTACTATTGCAGCGAACACCGTTGGATGGTGTAAAGCTAGATCAGCTAACACTTTACGATTTAAGTTGATATTGTTTTTGTGTAACATATCAATGAATCTTGAATAACTTAAATCATGAGTTCTTACTGCTGCATTTATTCTTGCAATCCACAAGCGTCTGAAGGCACGTTTTTTCTGACGTCTATGAACAAATGCATACTTCATAGCACGCTCAAGGGCGTTTTTAGCTACAGTATAAACTTTAGAACGACCGCTAAAATAACCTCTTGCGGCTTTGAGGATTTTTTTTCTTCTTTGTCTGGATGCTACTGCATTTACTGAACGAGGCATATTGTGATTTGTTTATGAACTAAAGGGTCTCCAATAAAAAGGAGCGCTTAACCTCTAGAACGGATGAAACAATGATTAAAATATTCCTAATAAGGCTTTCAACCGAGCTTGCTCTGATGGATGTGCCACGGTGCTAGTTCGATTACGGCGCTTAGCTTTTTTGCTTTTATTACGCATTAAGTGAGAGGTATTAGCTTGAAAAGTCTTGACTTTTCCAGTTCCTGTCAACTTCATTCTCTTTTTTGCCCCTGAATGGGTTTTTACCTTTGGCATGGCTTTATTTTTATAAGGGCGCAAAGATAATTAATCTTTTACACACTTTTGCATATTCATTTATGTTTTTGCAGTACCTTTTTTTGCAGTAAGGATTACATACATCCTTTTTCCTTCTAATCTAGGAAGTTCTTCGGCGGAACCATAGGGTTCTAATTCTTTCATAAATCGCAGTAAAATCAACTCGCCACGGTCTTTGAAGACTATAGCACGACCTTTAAACTGAACATAAGCTTTAATTTTAGCCCCTTCTTCAAGGAATTTGATTCCATGTTTTACTTTGAATTCAAAATCATGGTCATCTGTATTTGGGCCAAAACGTATTTCTTTAATAACGACTTTAGCCGTTTTCGCTTTAATTTCTTTCTCTTTCTTACGTTTTAAGTAAAGAAATTTGTTAAAATCTGTTATTTTGCAGACCGGAGGATCGGATTTAGCTGTAATTTCTACTAAGTCCATACCCAAATCGAAAGCCCACTTTATAGCGGTCTGGGTATCAACAATACCTGCTTCAACGGGTTTTCCAACTAAAGTACTAATTTCATCAAAATTATCACCAACGAGTCTTATGGAGTGGTTACGGATTTGATCATTAATTCGAAACTGGCTTCTTAATTCGTCCAGGTAGGATGGTTTTTTTCTAATATTCAAATTATGGTTTTTATTATTAACGCCTGCAAATTTAATCGCTATGTCGCATAAATCTAAAAAAGATTTCTAAGATTTTTTCGCAGTACCTACTTTAGTTGCTAGAATGATGTTGATTCCGTCTTTTGATTCGTTCATTACAGCTTTCAGTTTACTACCTGCAGGTGGATTTTCCTGTAAGATAAATTCAGCTAGTGGATCTTCTAAGTATTTTTGAACCGCACGGTGCAAAGGGCGAGCTCCAAATTGTGGGTCAAAACCTTTATCAGCTAAGAAATCAACAGCGTCATCATTGAGGATTAACTCAAACCCCATTTGATCGATTCTTTTCAAAAGGGAGGCTACTACAATTTGGATAATTTGTAGCATATCTTTTTTCTCAAGATTATTAAACACCAGGACGTCATCTATTCGATTTAGAAATTCCGGTGAAAACGTTTTCTTGAGTGCATTTTGGATAACACCTTTAGCATGATCATCGGCATGTTCCATTCTCGTTTGGGTAGCAAAACCTACTCCCTGACCAAAATCCTTAAGCTGACGAGCTCCGATATTGGAGGTCATAATTATGATCGTATTTTTAAAATCTACTTTTCGTCCTAAACCATCCGTTAATAATCCTTCATCTAAAACCTGTAAAAGGATATTATATACATCCGGATGTGCTTTCTCAATTTCATCCAATAGAATTACAGCATATGGCTTACGTCTTACTTTCTCAGTCAATTGTCCACCTTCTTCGTAGCCAACATATCCCGGAGGAGCTCCTATTAAACGTGATACTGTGAATTTTTCCATATATTCACTCATATCTAATCGGACCAATGCATCTTCAGAGTCAAACAAGAATCTTGACAAAGCTTTAGCCATTTCCGTTTTTCCTACACCCGTAGGCCCCAGGAATATAAATGAACCTATGGGCTTTTTAGGGTCTTTTAAACCAACCCGATTCCGTTGAATAGCCTTGGTAATTTTAGATATGATTTCATCCTGACCAATGATAGATTTCTTGAGTTGGTCACCCATATTGACCAATTTTATACTTTCACTTTGGGCTACTTTTTTAACAGGAATGCCCGTCATCATGGCCACTACTTCTGCTATATCTTCTTCATTAACCGGGAATCGGGTAGACTTAGCTTCATCATCCCACTCTTGCTTAGCCTGTTCCAGTTTCTTTTGAAGTTTAGATTCAATATCCCGTAGATCGGCTGCTTTTTCATATTGCTGGCTTTTTACCGCGATATTTTTTTGCTCTTTGATACTATCTATCTGTGCTTCAATTTCCTCAATATGTTTGGGAACATGGATGTTTTTTAAATGGACTCTTGCTCCAACTTCATCCAAAACATCTATAGCTTTATCCGGTAAAAATCGATCAGAAATATATCGGTCACTCAATTTTACACAAGCTTTAATGGCCTCATCAGAGTAGGTAACGGAATGAAATTCCTCGTATTTTGACTTGATATTGTGTAGAATCTGATACGCTTCCTCCACACTTGGTGGGTTGATCATGACTTTTTGAAATCTTCGATCTAAAGCACCATCTTTCTCAATATGTTGTCTGTATTCATCTAATGTAGATGCGCCAATACACTGCAATTCACCCCTGGCTAATGCAGGTTTGAAAATATTTGAGGCATCCAAGGAACCTGTTGCGCCACCAGCACCAATGATGGTATGAATTTCATCAATAAACAAGATCACGTCTCTTGATTTTTCCAATTCATTCATGATGGCTTTAATTCGTTCTTCGAATTGTCCTCTATACTTGGTTCCCGCTACAAGTGCAGCCAAATCCAACATAACAATTCGTTTATTGAATAGGGTCCTTGAGACTTTTTTTAGCATGATTCTTAAGGCTAATCCCTCAACAATGGCTGTTTTACCTACTCCCGGTTCACCAATTAAAATGGGATTATTTTTCTTTCTCCTACTCAATATCTGAGAAACCCGCTCAATTTCTTCTTCTCGCCCGATAATTGGGTCTAATTTTCCCTCTTCTGCAAGGCGGGTTACATCACGACCATAATTATCCAAAACAGGCGTGGTAGACTTGGTATTTGGCTTTTTAGAATAGGTTGAACTTGAGCTTTGTTCTTCATCAAAAGATTCAGAATCACTGGACGATGATGTAATTTCAGGGATGTCTTCAATATTGGAGTGTTGTGAGATATAATCTAACTCAGATCTATAGGCTTCATAATCAACATGAAATTGATCCAATATCACACAAGCTAGATTATCATGATGTTTTAATATGGACAATAGTAGATGCTCAGGATAAATTTCATCCTCCTTACTTATTTTAGCTTCAAGATAAGTGAATTTTAGTACCTTTTCTGCCTGTTTATTCAAGGGAAGATTCCCAACCTGAAAAGCGGCTTCTTCACCTTTTTTAACCGGAATAGCCTCTTCGATGCGTTCTTTTAATAGATTTAAGTCAATCTTAAGTGATTTTAATACTGAAATGGCTACGGTATCCTTTTCAGCAATCATGCCTAAAAGTATATGTTCAGTACCGATATAATCGTGGCCCAAGCGCAATGCTTCTTCGCGGCTATTGGACAACACTTTTTTGACTTTTTGAGAAAACCTTTTATTCATTTTAAAATTTAGAAGGGTTCGTAATAATAATTTTTTTTATCCAATAAAGTTCAAAAAACTTAATCAAACTCAAAGTCTTTAATGGCAAAGTTTAACAATAAAGTACATTTTGATACTATTAGTTCAAAGAATCGCTTTAAAGTTTATTACTTTTGCTTTCCCAAAATTAATACTTTTTTGGTTTTTGGAAACAAAATAGTTAGTAAATTAATAAATAAATAACTAATTAGTAATATTTTAAATATTTGATTTAGAAATATATTTCATGAAATATCAGATAGACAAACAAGAACGCTACTCCATTTTTAGCTTGGAAGAGGCCAATTTAAACTCGATTATTGCCCCACAATTGAAATCTGAGTTTGTTTTCTTTAGAAATGAGGGTGTAAGAAATCTTATTTTCGATTTAAAGGATGTCGATTATATTGATTCAAGCGGATTGAGTTCAATATTAACAGCCAATCGTATTTGGAAAGATTATGGTGCGTTTGTACTGGTTAATATGAATAGTGAAAGTGTAAAAAAACTAATAGAAATTTCGAAGTTAGACAGTATACTTACTATAATTCCCACCATTGAAGAAGCCGTAGAATACGTTCACATGGAAGATCTAGAACGGGAATTAAATGAGGAAGAAGAATAGTAGAACTTTTGAATTGTTAATTTTGGGGAGTAGTTCTGCAATGCCCTCAGCAGACAGATTTCCAAGTGCTCAAGTCCTTAATATTCAAGAAGAGTTATTCCTTATCGATTGTGGTGAGGCTACACAAAACAGATTGTTCGAGCATAGAACCCACTGGAACAGAATAACGTATATTTTAATTTCTCACATGCATGGCGACCATGTTTTTGGATTGCCGGGCTTAATAACAACCTTCTGCCATTTAGGAAGGCAAGAACCTTTAATTTTGGTCGGACCTGAGGGATTGGAAGAATTTCTGAATGCCTCCATACAATATAGTCATTCACATTTGACTTTTGAAATTAAGTATATTAAAGTCAATCATTTGAATACCGAGTGTATTTTTGATGATGGAGAATTGGTCATACAAACCATCCCATTAAACCATCGCGTGCCAACTGTGGGTTATCTCTTCAAATTAAATATGATAACCCGGAAACTTAATTTGGATAAAATGGAATCGTTATCTATCCCTGTTCATGAATTCAAAAAAATTACTCAAGGTGAAGATATTTCAGATAAAGAAGGTACCGTATACCATGCAGAAGATTTATCATCTGTTGAATCCTGGCATTGTTCCTATGCCTATTGTAGTGATACAAAATACAATGAAGCAATAATACCCTTGATTGATCAAGTTGATGTACTGTATCATGAAACAACCTACTTAAATGAATTGGCTGATAAAGCTGAAGCTACCGGACATGCTACAGCTTATCAAGCTGCAACTTTAGCGTTGAAAGCTCGTGTTGGAGCCTTGGTGACGGGTCATTATTCATCAAGATATAAATCATTGTATCCATTATTGGAAGAATGCAAAACCATTTTTGAGAACACGATACTAGGAAAAGAAGGATTAAAAATTGATATTGCTGAATTAAAAAAAAACATCCAAATTAAAAACTTGAAATAAGTTCTGGTCAATCAGATAATTCATAATTTTTTGTTATATATGAAACCAAAGAAGCAAGTAAAAAGTGAATTCATTCCGCAAACCCATACAAGTGTTCAATCCTCATTCATTGATTCAAAAAACTATTGGTGGTTTGTTGGAATTGCATTATTATTAACTTCTGTTGCTTATTTTCCAAATCTATTTGCTGATTTTGTAACCTGGGACGATGGTGATTATGTCATGGACAATGAGATCATTCGAAATTTTGATCACTTTAGTAAATTTTTTACAACTTCCATTCAAGGAAATTATCATCCGATCACCATGATCAGTTTAGCCATTAATTATGCTATTTCAGGAGATGATGCTTCCTCATATCACTTATTCAATATCATCTTTCATTTGATCAATGTAGTTTTAGTATTTAAATTCATTTGTATACTCACTAAGGATAATTATTTCATCGCTTTTTTTACCGCTTTGTTTTTTGGGATTCACCCTTTGCATGTTGAGTCTGTGGCCTGGGTATCCGAGCGCAAAGATGTATTGTATACACTCTTTTTCTTAATGGGTTTGATGAGTTATATTAAATTATTGGATACAGGGAATAAAAAATATTATTGGATTACCTTTCTTTGGTTTATTCTTTCATTGGCTTCAAAACCTGCTGCTATTATTTTTCCAGTTGCTTTATTTACTTTAGATTATGTAAGAAGCAGAACATGGTCTATGAAATGGATTTATGAAAAAATTCCATTTTTCCTATGTGCTGCCTTCATGGTTTATTTGACTTTGCATGCTCAAAAAACTGCAGGAGCTACGGACACTTCGAATTACTTTAATATTAGTAAACGAATATTATTTGCATCGTACGGACATATGATGTATATAGTTAAAATGATTTGGCCTTTTAATTTAGCTACATTTTACCCCTTTCCACCAATCAATGAGAACTTATCGAAAATTTATTTTTTTGCACCATTTTTTACATTAGGTATAGCTTATTTGTGTTGGAAGGGATGGAAAGAGAATAGATCTTTTAGTTTTGGAATTTTATTTTTTACAGTTAATCTATTGTTAGTGTTGCAATTTTTTATTGTTGGTAGTGCTATCATTGCCGATCGATATACCTATATACCATACATCGGATTATTTTTTAGTATAGGGTGGTGGTTGGATTCCAGATGGGTTCAAAATCAAAAGTTTCTGCTTATAGGTATAATGCTCATTGCCATTTTCTTTACATATCTAAGTAATCAACAAGTAAGAACATGGAATAATACAGCAGCTCTATGGGACGGAGCAATAAAAAATTATCCCAGTGCAAAAGCCTATACCAATAGAGCCTATATTCATCAGTTGAAAGGTGAATATGATAAAGCTTTATTGTATTATGACAAGTCCATTAAGTATAATGTAACAGATCCGGAAGTCTACGCCAATAAAGGTTCTATTTATTATGCACAGGATAAAGACAGTCTGGCATTGTATGAATACAATCGGGCTCTAGCCATCAATCCCAATCATTTAGAATCCTTAAATGGACGAGGATCTGTATACGGAAAATTCAATAAATCAGATTTAGCCATTGCGGATTTTAGTCTTGCTATTACTAAAGATCCTACCTATCAATTGAGCTATAAAAATAGGGCAGCTGCATACGTTTTAATAAAGCGATATGATGATGCGATTAATGACTACAAAAAATTTCTTGAAATGAATCCTGAGGATATTGAAGCCATGGTGAATATGGGCGCTGTATATTTAAATAAAGGTGACATTAATTCTTCAGTGGATATGTGTAAAAAAGCCATTCAAAAAGATCCAAAATTCATTAAGGCTTATATCAATATTGGAGGGGCTTATTCTAATTCTAAGGATTACTCGAATGCGTTATTGTATTTAAACAAAGCATTTGAATTAGATTCTACAAATGAAGAAAATTTAAAATTCTTAAGTTTGACTTATGTGAGTATGGGGAATATGAATAAAGCACTTTCATATTATGCCATTTCACAAAGGAATAATAAAGCAAAGTAAATCTTACAAAGGTTCTTTTTTTAAAAAAAAATTTTGAAACAATCAATAAAATAAATCAACCTAGATTTTATAACTTAATGATTGAATTTTTAGTTAAATCACGTCCATTTCTAACAGATAATACATAACTTCCTGGAGGCCAATTTTTCGTTTCTATTTTTAAAATATAATTAGACTTTTCCATTTGAATAGAACCAGATGTATATATTTTTCCAGTAATATCAGTGCATTGGTAGGTAAGCATTTCAGGATTAGTTGTGGCAATATTGGCATAGAAAAGTTCTGTAAATGGATTCGGAGAAATTGACGTTTGAATGTTTTCATGATCTGCAATTTCATTAACTTGAGTAAGGTTCAATTTCTCTGCCGAGAAGCGAATTTCAGCAAGACCATAACATGAATCTCTTCCAAAATTAGAAACAGCAGTTAGCAAAATAAATTTAGCATCCGGAATGGTTACATTCAACCAGTCCATACCTTCATAACGATTGGTTCCGGTGGCTTTTTCTATATCCAGTATACCTATGGTTTTCCAAACAATACTGTCTTTGGAATAGTCCACTTTAACTTCTTTCATGCCCCAATCCAAATGAGATGGATCATTTGAATTCCATATTTTAAGTTTATCAATTTTGTAGCGATTGCCTAGGTCATACAGCAACCAATGACCTGCAGTATTACTTGGATTGGGTGATGTTTTTGAATGACAAGACACCCATCCATCAAACCAATTGGTAGAATGTCGGTCAGGATAACATTGAGCAGAAAGTAAGTATGAGCTCATCATTAAGATAGAAATATAAATTAATTTCATGGTTATCGATTTTTATATTTTAAGAAAACCCAAAGGGGCTTTACCTGAATTAATGTTGTAAAAATTACTTAGATTAGGAAGTACATAGGAAATATCAGAAGGCATGACGCCCATCCACAAGGCGAGTTCACCAAAATATTGATCCACAGAAGTTGTAGGAATGACTACACCATCGTAAATATTTAAATCACTTTCCAAATCCAAGGCCGGGTAGTCACCAAAAATTCTGGAACCATTTAAATCACCACCAATGATGAATGAATTTCCGCCCCATGCATGATCAGTTCCATTACCATTGGATGTAAGCGATCTACCAAATTCTGAAATACTAAATGTCGCAACTTGTTTGGTTAAATTGAGTTCTTCCATAGCTGCATAAAATTCAACCAAACCATCATTAACAATATTAAACATGTCCACTTGGTTTTGGAGAACTTCATCGTGATGATCCCAACCATAAAAATTGACATAAAATACTTGTCGTTTGAATCCCAATTGTTCATGAACAGAAATCGTACGCGCGATCATATTTAAAGACTTAGAAAAGTCATTATCGCTAAATGTTGTTTTGATTTCAGGACCATTTTCTAATGCGCCCTGAAACAGTAGATTTCCATCCCGAGCGTTACGAACTACATCTACATAGGTTTTTTGAAAGACATCCAAATATTGATGATCCAAAAGACTATCTATTGCTTTTGTTTTCGCAATATTTACGATATCATACATATTATCTGGACGGTAACCATTGATGCCGATACTTCCCTGAGTTGGATCCAAAACATATTCTACGATTTCTTTACCTGTTTCCAGTAAATTGCTACCTGATAAGGAAATATTCATAGAAATATCTTTAGACTTATTCATATCCTGAATTAAATCTCCCATACGTCCAACCCAACCCACATTACCTCTGGATTGTGGGATACCTGTTTGCCAACTCATCCCCTGATCTGAATGGGATAATAGTCCTAATGGTAATTTCGCTTTATTATCATATATGGCGGTTTTATTGGTATGTTCCAATAGCGTACCAACATTGGAAATAAATGCTGCATTACCTTTATTGAACATACTTTGCAAACCACTTAATGATGGATGTAATCCAAATTCACGGCCAGGTGTATTTAATGTGTTTAACTTTAGTAATTCATTTTTAGGAATAGCCAGATTGGCTCTTGTTTTACTATAGGTTTTGTATTCTTCTGTGCTGGTAGGTACCAACATATTGAAGGAATCATTTCCCCCTGATAGATTAATGCACACAAGGGCTTTATAACCAGGATCCAAGGCACTATTAGATGCACACAAAGCATTGATCGCTTGTAAGTTGATAAAGGAATTATAGAATGTGGTATATCCTAAGGCAGCGCAACTCATCTGCCCTATAAATTTTCTACGCGAATTTGATTTTGGATTCATGTTCATTTTATTTAAATATGGCATAATCAGGTGAAATCATAATGAGATATAATGCAAGTCTAACTCGATCTTCACGATAATCTCCTCCGGTTAAAGTAGTCATTGAATTTTTAATAATAGATCGGGTGCGATCGCTTAAATTACCATGAGTAAATAGAACGTCCAGGCGATTAACCAAAGCTTCAGGATCTCTGGCCAATGCTTCTAATTCAGTAGTAACTAAAGTCGTGTAAGGATCATCTCTTTCCCAGGAATAAAACACGTAACTATACAAAGCCCAGTTATTGACTTGATTAATAAATCCAATACTGGTTCTTGAATTGTGTATTTGAAATTCAGGTCCAACTAAATTTTGATCTCCGATCGGGCCGTTGGGTTTATAAAAAGGAGAAAAGAAATTAAAGACTGTTGGAGACGCAAATGGAAGTTGACCTGCATTATCTAAAAATTCATAACCTGTATTCCAAAACCTACCATAGTATTGCTCAAGTTCATTCGCTGAGGCAAACTGACTGTATCGCAATATAGGCTCTCTTAACTGACCATTTTTTGGGTCACTTAACCAGTCGCAATCCCGAGCTTCTGGATCTAATAATATGGCTTTGATTACAGCTGCCATATTTCCTCGTACATTTTTTCCATCATTATTAAAAATGCGACTTACTCGTGCCACATAAGCAGGAGTAGGATTTGATTTGATTAAACGTTGAATCAATTGTTTGCAAATAAAAGGACCTACGTTTGGATGATTGAATAAATTATCAATTGCCATTTCAATATCGGCCATTCCGGATTGACGTGCAGGAGTTACTAAACCATTTAACAAATATTTTGATCCCGGCTCATGATATTCATCGAACATTCTCATAGGTTTTGTAAGATCCCCTAAATAAATATCAACACCGAATTGTGCTGTGTCTATCCATCTGTTGGTCATTATAGCCGAGAAGGAAAGACCGGTAAATATTTTTGCAAATTCTTTGATATCATTTTGGTCGTAGGTCGGAATTTGATTTCCAAGCGAATCTAATTTGTAAGTACCATCAATATTTAATTCATACAGCCCAATTGAAAACAACTGCATGATTTCACGTGCATAATTTTCATCGGGATGAATATTTTCTTCTTCATTGGATTTTGGATTGTTCAAATGACTGAGATAAGAACCCATGGCAGGATGAAGGGTAACTTCTCTAAGTAAATTTCTAAAATTTCCAAAAGAATTCCGGGTTAATACATCATAATAATTAGCCAATCCTACAGCATAACTACCAATGTCTGCATTAATAGATATAACGAATAACTCGCTCAAAGCAAAAGCCACACGCTGTCTAAGTTTATCCTGATTGGTCATATTGAGATTCCACCAGGCATATTGGAATTGATTCCAATACAGGCCAGGTTGGTTGGTTGAATCCCCTCCATTTAAATAATACCAATCCAGAACTTCCTTATATACCTTATCAAGTTCAACGGACATGTACCTTGGATTTACTTTAAACTGTTCTTCAATCCATGCATCCTTACTCATTAAAGAAGTTCGCTGAATTTCTTGAAGGTTAGCACCCAAAGTTGCCTGACACAAGAATCGACTGGCGTCAAAAAGTTCATAATTAAGACCAGATCCATTCAATGTATTTCGTGAACTGGCACTATCTTTCCAAAATAATGGGTGCCAATGATCGCTGGAAGAAACTTTAACATTTGCTGCATTATTTCCGCCAAGGATTACTTTCTGGCTATAAGATGGATTGCCAAATAATATCAGGAGAAATGAAATCCCAAATAGATATTTAACCATATGATTTCAATTTTAAAAGGTACGATGCTCAAAAATAGGAATACTTTTAACAAGTGGGATATTAATTATTACAATTAATAAAAAATCAGGGAAGACCCTGACAAAGTAGGGGTGAATTTAAATCAGTGTAAACCCTGAGATTTTTTTGTTAAAGTCTTTTCCTTATTTTAATAAAAAATGTGTTTCATTTTTATAAGAACTATTAAATGTTATGATTTAACTTCTTTCGTGCCGTCTGCGTGTAATGCGAATCTACCTGCATTTCTATCGTGAACCTGATCTCCTTTTTTCCAGGGCCAACCGCCGAATTGGGTCTTATGATAATCTTCGAAAGCTTGATTGATTTCTTCTTTGGTATTCATAACAAATGGACCGTATTGAATGACGGGTTCATTAATGGGTCTACCTTGTAAAATTAACAATCGGCCTTGTGTATTTCCATTGTGGATTATAATATCAAAATCTGAATGGACTTCAACTGCTTGATATTTTGAAATTGGTGTGCCGGAGATATTTATTTCCTGGCCTTCGTAATAGTATAGTGTTCTGTTTATTCCGGCGGATGCTTTGGGGATGGTCCATTGAGCGCCGGGTTCGAGTTTAATATTCCAAATAGCAACTTCATTATTTGGGTCAGCAGCCCATGAATTGGGTGGTGGGGTAGGTGCTTTATATTGATCCAGATGCCCAGCCATGACTTCAACTTTTATTTGTTTGCCATTTTGGTCTGTAATCATATACTTTGGAATGGTGTCGCTCCATAACATTTTGAAATGGGCATCCACCATTTTATTTTTTTTCGGAAGGTTCAACCATATTTGGAATAATTCCATGTGGTTTTCTTTGTCTTTATGGATCAATGGAAACATTTCAGAATGTTGGACCCCTTTACCTGCAGTCATCCATTGAACATCCCCATGACCATATCTTCCTGCAGCACCTAATGAATCGGCATGATCGACAATACCTTCTCGAACTACAGTGATGGTCTCAAAACCTCGATGAGGATGTTCAGGAAATCCCGGAACTGTTCTGCCATGGTACATTCTCCAACCATCCTTAATGATAAAATCATCGCCCAATGGTCTGTCATCGATAGGAGTGGCTGGGCCCATAACATCATTGCCTTTTGGAAATTTGTCTTCATGATGAACGCAAAATAAAAATGGATCTTGTGTGTCCCATTGAAATCCTAATGGTTTGATGTTTTTGATGGGATTTTTTTTGTTTTCGTTTGGATTGGGTTCATTCATATCTTTCATTGCTTTTATGATTCCAATTGCAGGTAATGTTATTAAACTGGTTAAACCGATTGCCCATTTGCTAAAAAAATGTCTTCTGTTGATATTGCTTTTCATAAATTAAATTTCTAAGTTAAAGATATTCATTTACCACATATTAAAGACAAATATATTTCTAAAAGAGTATGCGCAATTCTACTTATGTTTATGATCAATTTGTAATGAAAATTACCTTTTATTACAATAAATTAAATTGGCATTCATATTTAAGTTGTCCATTCAACATATAGTCCTGTATACTGTCGATTACTTAAGTAATTTAAAAGCATGAGACCATTGATTTTGCAACATTCCAGGTATGCACCATAAGATACACAATGG harbors:
- a CDS encoding DUF1501 domain-containing protein — translated: MNMNPKSNSRRKFIGQMSCAALGYTTFYNSFINLQAINALCASNSALDPGYKALVCINLSGGNDSFNMLVPTSTEEYKTYSKTRANLAIPKNELLKLNTLNTPGREFGLHPSLSGLQSMFNKGNAAFISNVGTLLEHTNKTAIYDNKAKLPLGLLSHSDQGMSWQTGIPQSRGNVGWVGRMGDLIQDMNKSKDISMNISLSGSNLLETGKEIVEYVLDPTQGSIGINGYRPDNMYDIVNIAKTKAIDSLLDHQYLDVFQKTYVDVVRNARDGNLLFQGALENGPEIKTTFSDNDFSKSLNMIARTISVHEQLGFKRQVFYVNFYGWDHHDEVLQNQVDMFNIVNDGLVEFYAAMEELNLTKQVATFSISEFGRSLTSNGNGTDHAWGGNSFIIGGDLNGSRIFGDYPALDLESDLNIYDGVVIPTTSVDQYFGELALWMGVMPSDISYVLPNLSNFYNINSGKAPLGFLKI
- a CDS encoding ribonuclease Z, which encodes MRKKNSRTFELLILGSSSAMPSADRFPSAQVLNIQEELFLIDCGEATQNRLFEHRTHWNRITYILISHMHGDHVFGLPGLITTFCHLGRQEPLILVGPEGLEEFLNASIQYSHSHLTFEIKYIKVNHLNTECIFDDGELVIQTIPLNHRVPTVGYLFKLNMITRKLNLDKMESLSIPVHEFKKITQGEDISDKEGTVYHAEDLSSVESWHCSYAYCSDTKYNEAIIPLIDQVDVLYHETTYLNELADKAEATGHATAYQAATLALKARVGALVTGHYSSRYKSLYPLLEECKTIFENTILGKEGLKIDIAELKKNIQIKNLK
- a CDS encoding discoidin domain-containing protein; amino-acid sequence: MKLIYISILMMSSYLLSAQCYPDRHSTNWFDGWVSCHSKTSPNPSNTAGHWLLYDLGNRYKIDKLKIWNSNDPSHLDWGMKEVKVDYSKDSIVWKTIGILDIEKATGTNRYEGMDWLNVTIPDAKFILLTAVSNFGRDSCYGLAEIRFSAEKLNLTQVNEIADHENIQTSISPNPFTELFYANIATTNPEMLTYQCTDITGKIYTSGSIQMEKSNYILKIETKNWPPGSYVLSVRNGRDLTKNSIIKL
- a CDS encoding tetratricopeptide repeat protein — its product is MKPKKQVKSEFIPQTHTSVQSSFIDSKNYWWFVGIALLLTSVAYFPNLFADFVTWDDGDYVMDNEIIRNFDHFSKFFTTSIQGNYHPITMISLAINYAISGDDASSYHLFNIIFHLINVVLVFKFICILTKDNYFIAFFTALFFGIHPLHVESVAWVSERKDVLYTLFFLMGLMSYIKLLDTGNKKYYWITFLWFILSLASKPAAIIFPVALFTLDYVRSRTWSMKWIYEKIPFFLCAAFMVYLTLHAQKTAGATDTSNYFNISKRILFASYGHMMYIVKMIWPFNLATFYPFPPINENLSKIYFFAPFFTLGIAYLCWKGWKENRSFSFGILFFTVNLLLVLQFFIVGSAIIADRYTYIPYIGLFFSIGWWLDSRWVQNQKFLLIGIMLIAIFFTYLSNQQVRTWNNTAALWDGAIKNYPSAKAYTNRAYIHQLKGEYDKALLYYDKSIKYNVTDPEVYANKGSIYYAQDKDSLALYEYNRALAINPNHLESLNGRGSVYGKFNKSDLAIADFSLAITKDPTYQLSYKNRAAAYVLIKRYDDAINDYKKFLEMNPEDIEAMVNMGAVYLNKGDINSSVDMCKKAIQKDPKFIKAYINIGGAYSNSKDYSNALLYLNKAFELDSTNEENLKFLSLTYVSMGNMNKALSYYAISQRNNKAK